One Salvia splendens isolate huo1 chromosome 1, SspV2, whole genome shotgun sequence genomic window, caacgtacgaggtggggtaccgcacgatgaagaagccctcctccaagcacatgccgacatgcgtcagacggaggctcatattcgactgcaaaatgatttagttgaagagttgtgggcgctgaGGACTGCAAGGCGgtagtttttatgcaaatttatgtaattttttaaatgtaatatttttaattattgtacttttttttatattaatgtaataaaaaaattttaatattattattcgaattttccgtatttgtctcgtaatttaaattccgtatgttgatacaagtgtaaattaaattatataattgttattagtgatgtggataggtagtgtgaaggctatttgatggctatttgatgtccagttgatgtggcaagctgatgtggcaggagaattgtagtgctgatgatgtggcagtgtgaaggctatttgacggctatttgacgtccgtcagcattggagatgctcttatccGTTTAAAAGGAACCTCAGTAAAACCGAAAAAAAATACGTTAAACTGTCGGTGGACCCAAAGCCAATCAAGGATAAAAATAACGTACCTCTCACGTAGCGCACAGTACAACACTCACTGCACACTCGCCCCTTCCCGAAGAACACCAAACCTAATATTCTCTGCGATATAAATTTCGCATTTTTAGCGACACAGATTCCCCACAAATTCTTCAAATAGAGGAGAATAATCGAGTGTTTATGCTGCTGCGAAGAAGGAGATGGAAAAAGGAGGATTTATCGGCGAGGATTCAGCTTCTTCCGCATCTTACAGTAACAGTGGAAGCAGCAGCTCAGCCAGCAACAGAGATGCATATCTCAAGCATGTAAGCAGAAATTCCCACAAAATTGCTAAACCTATTCGGAAACCCCTCCCTCCGCCTCCCGCGGCGGCGCTACCGCCGCCCTCCGCCTCCACAGTTTCGATTATGGACCCTAATTCGACCCAATCGCAGCAGCCGCCGGTCTACAACATCAACAAAAACGATTTCCGCGACGTCGTTCAGAAGCTCACCGGCTCGCCGGCGCACGAGCGGTTACCGGCGCCGGCTGCACCGGCGGCGCCGCAGCCTAGGCCACCGAGCTCGCGCCTGCAGAGGATTCGCCCCCCTCCCCTCGCTCAAATCGTCAATCGCCCCCAAATTAGCGGCGTTCAGCAGCCGTTGACGCCTCTGCCGCCGCTGCCGTCCGTTCACCCGGCGGCGGAGTCGCCGATTTCCGCCTACATGCGGTTTTTCCAGAGCTCGGCTTCAGCTTCTTCGTCTAATTGGCCTTCTGCTCATCGGCCTGAAGCCCTAATTCCCCAATCCGAGTCGCCGGTCTCTGCATACATGCGTTTTCTGCAGAGTTCATACATTTCCTCTACCGCTCCGCCGCAGCAATCTGCGCTTCCACCACCACAGCAGCCGAATTTCGCGTCTTCTTTTGCTTCCATGCCTCCGTTTCCTTCACTGCCTTTGTCGCCGCTGCCATTTGGGTGCATTCCTTCGCCGAAGTCTCCATACGGAACCCTGTTTTCGCCGACTGCCCAATTGGGAGTGCAGCAGCTGCCATTATCACCGACTCTGCCCCTTTCCAAGGGGATGTGAGAGGATTCTCTAAATGTAAGAAAAAAGGTAAGTGATTTAGGGTTTCTACAGCTTCTTCTTGTTTAGATTTTGATGGTAGTAATATTATATATGTACATGGTTTTGAGGTATGATAGAGAAAGGAATCGTTGTATTTACAGTGGGAAAATGATTATTGTTTGTTCTTTACATGAACTGTGAAGGCAAACGAAGTTAAGGTGTATTTGTCTTTCCCAGTTTACATGTTTGTAGAATCCATTGaattcagttttaaaatttcccttttctcttcatttcatttgttatggactttTTTACTTGAGtctttagttttatgttttgagttttgaatcTTTTTTACTTTGTATAATGGAACATAACATACCTTGTTTTTTGGTTAATAAGGTTGGGGTGATTTAATTGAGTAATGGTTATCTATTGTTTGTATAGGATTTACAGAATTATTTCTTCAGACATTGCAAAATATCTGTAATTGCATTGCTAGAGTTCAATGAACATGTAGATTTACGAAATTTATTGACTTGGGCTGTCAAAGTGTTGCAAGTAATTCAAAGAGTTTGTAACTTTTTGTAGTCATGCTTGTTGATGAACATTATGAAACACCATTTCTTGTAGAGGCTAGAGAGTCAGAAGCCTTTTCATTCAATGGTTACATGAGTTACATGTCCACTCGTTTCCTAACTATAAGGTGGTTGTGCTTAGGAAATTCAAACAGTATATGCGTAGAGTTTAGCGGACCTTCCATTTTTGTTAGAAGAATAGTTACAAGCTTCATTCATTATATGCTTGATGTTAAAAATGAAGGGTTTGGCGTATGAACTAGTAACAATTTTTGTTGTGGGACTTAGTTTAGATGAACAATATTGACGTAGTTCTTTGATCTGAACCACTTATAATGTATAAATCTTTGATTAATCACTTCTAGTTAGTTATAAGACTGCCACATTTGTTGTTGGGATGTCTTCAGATTGGCAATAGTTGCCCCCAAATGGGAGCTCTGAGCTTGCACCTTTTCGCATAAGAGAGTGGTGATGTAAATTGGATTATGGAGTACGAGAAGTGGCTTGGTACCGGTCGGGTGAGGAGGCTGTGGGATGGGTAATTGATGCAAAgcaaagggggggggggggggcttgACTCCTCGTGCCCATGCTATTTGCTAGGAAACTCATGTAAATGCAGAACCTGCTGCAATGGCCTATGTAGAAGTAGAGTGTGAGAAATCTGTATATACAAATATCTTTGTTTAAGATAGTCAGAAGGATCGAATGTGTATGAAATCTGGTTGTGTTACGTCTTTGTTTAAACTTTGGTTTCACGTCTTTGTTTATTTTTTCCAATGTTACATGTTTTTTGGATGGAAAAGAGTTAGATTATGTGAGTATTGATTGGACTGAAATTTGGCCATATTTATCAGGCAAAGCTAAAGCTCTCTTCGGCCATGGGGAAAACGTGAACATTTAGGATCTCATGTAGGATCTCTTTTTACTTCACATCGCAGGACATAACATAATTTTGCAAGAAAGAAGCCAATTTGATATAGCCTCCTGCAAAATATGATGTCCAACAAGTATTTGTTGAAAAGTCGAAACAAAGAACTTGGCATAATTAGATAGTAGGCGAACAAACGGCACTATTCAGTAGCAATAACATGAAGACCTAAATAAGACCCGAAAAAAATGCCGGGCTTTAAAACAGAGGATtaaatggaaaagaaaaaaataggagTGAAGACTCTCATCCTCATTGTGGAGCTGCTGCTTCCTCAGGTTTAGGATCTTCCTTAATATCATCGGCTCCTTCGTCCTGCATCAAACTCCAATTATCACATACACATTTGCACtcaattttatgtatattgCAACTTGGTAATTGGCAAATAGTAGCAAAGATAATTAGCCAGTTTCAAATTGTGTGTAGATAATTGTGCATGAATTGGCAATGTTTATCATTTCTGGTAACAGTTTGATATTGAACATGGATAAGATATGAATATGATTGTTGATTGAGGAATTTAGAGGAAACAATACCTGCATGTCAGAGGTCCACAAGGTGAGGTTGTCTCGAAGAAGTTGCATGATCAAAGTGCTATCTTTGTAGGACTCCTCGCCAAGGGTGTCCAACTCAGCAATGGCCTCGTCGAAGGCCTGAGAGTCATACAATGGGACTTAATATGCGTAGACAGTATGTATCTATGCAAGTATAGGATCATCACAGAAGATAACTACAGACTCACAGACGTGTATCACAACGACATAAGAAATACTACATGTCAATTGTCAAAAATTTTACCTGTTTAGCAAGGTTACAAGCACGGTCAGGAGAGTTCAAGATCTCATAGTAGAAAACAGAGAAGTTCAGTGCCAATCCCAATCGAATTGGATGTGTAGGAGCAAGCTCTGTGTTAGCAATGTTCTGCGAAGAGCATATCATAATAAGAAATAAACTTAGGATCTCTGCAGAAAATGGAaagagataaataaataaataattgctATTACTATATAGACGACATAACCATTTCAATCTACTGTTTAACTATTATGAAACAGTCAATCCAGTTGAACTGAATGCCGTAGCACATTTGACATAACGGTTATAACATACACCCAGACCAAACGAGGTAAAAAGCATATTGTGATAAATGTGCCCCTGTCtagactattttattttatttgaaactcttTATAGAGAAAAAACAGAGCAGAAGCTGTCTTAAGATGATCGTTAAAAATCGCAGGTTCAGCTTACTGATTGAAATATAAAGCACCCAAAAGTTCATAAACCAAGGTGCTATGTTTCCTAGCAACCAGGAAGTTTGGGATTATACAGTGTCATATGAGAAGTACGAAATGAAATGCATTATTTAGTAGTTACTGTATTGGAACTAGTACCAAACTAGAGCCAAACAACCATGGTCACTCCCACTTTACTATGCCATCACAAAAAGAGACATCAAGTTTGTCTGGTCTGGTGAACGTTATAGTGCATCCGTTAGGCTGATTGTAAATTACAATGCTGGCTATGCTGTTCTTTTCTCATGCTAGAaatctaaaccctaaaccctaggAAGTTAGTGAAGACTGGTCGATCAGAGTTGGTTCAAATTTGCAAATATGAAtttacataaaatctcatgatTATAATCTGTGGAACTGTGAGATGTCAAATTCATTGAGTAAACATATCAGTGATTGAAATATTGATTGCAAAACATGATTGCTCTTCATCCTTAGAAATTCACCTAGGGGCAAGGAACCATCACCTCAATGAGGAGTTAAGGTCTTGGAAGCTCTAATTACGGAGTATTATTATAGAATACTGCTCCAATTCATTGAAGTTTTATAATCCAAACTATGACAGGTATGTCAAGTCCACAAATATTGCAGAAATAATAAGCACTCGTTCGTTTCACATAGAGGTTAGTCTGCTATGATGCTAACAGCTCTTTAATCAAAATGACAAGAAATGGCCAAGCATACATCTTCGGTGGGTGGTTATGTTCTTCCTAAAGAGTTATACCAATTGGACATCAAAATTGCAGCAATTAACAATTAGTCCAGGACTGCATTTATTATTTCAACCTTTTAGACTAAACCACGATTAACATAGAGGAACAAAAAATCAATGATATGCGTAGGTGTAGAAATCCGTGTGGTATACATAGCAAATCTGCACCTGATCTAAGCAACAAAACATTGACCAAAAAAGCtgtgaagaaaataaaaataatactaatacaaGTAAATAGAGAACCAAACCTGAGCAGCCTTGTAAGCGTTGAGAGTGTTCTCAGCAGCGTCTTTCCTCTCAGCAGCAGTCTTAAACTCAGCCAGATATCTATGGTAATCGCCTTTCATCTTCAGGTAGAAAACCTTCGAATCGCCGTTTCCGGCGGACGGAATTAGGCGATCGTCGAGCAGCTTGAGGATTCCCTCGCAGATTTTGGAGAGCTCGGCCTCGATCTTAGATCTGTAGTCCTTGATGGTGGAGACGTGATCCTCATTGCCTCGGGACTCCTCCTTCTGCTCGATGGAGGAGATGATCCGCCATGAGGCGCGGCGCGCGCCGATGACGTTCTTATAGGCGACGGAGAGGAGGTTGCGCTCCTCGACAGAGAGCTCCTCCTTGTCCTCGAGCGAGGCGGAGACCTTCTCCATGTACTCCACCATCTCCTCGTAGCGCTCGGCCTGCTCGGCCAGCTTGGCCATGTAGACATTCTCCTCGCGCGGCGCCATGGATGGATTTGGATTCAGATTTGGTGTGTGCTTGTTCTCGATCTGGATCGCGTTGTGCgaggggggagagagagagagagtgtgtgtgtagtgttgcccacggttcacgaaccggcggttccgaacaggttcacgaaccggcggttccggttcggtcgatggcggaaccggaaccgaaccgtgaggctatttcacggttccggttccggttccggttcaggttcgaaaaccggcggttccggttccggttcggaaccgccggttttccggcggttttggcggttccggttttcgaaccggcggttttgccggttcaattttttttaaaaaaaaaatttgaaatttggctttatacaataaatcggaacaagacaatgcataattcaagcacaaataagacgaataaggagaaaatgaaataaattttattgattttgagttgta contains:
- the LOC121754545 gene encoding VQ motif-containing protein 9-like, whose amino-acid sequence is MEKGGFIGEDSASSASYSNSGSSSSASNRDAYLKHVSRNSHKIAKPIRKPLPPPPAAALPPPSASTVSIMDPNSTQSQQPPVYNINKNDFRDVVQKLTGSPAHERLPAPAAPAAPQPRPPSSRLQRIRPPPLAQIVNRPQISGVQQPLTPLPPLPSVHPAAESPISAYMRFFQSSASASSSNWPSAHRPEALIPQSESPVSAYMRFLQSSYISSTAPPQQSALPPPQQPNFASSFASMPPFPSLPLSPLPFGCIPSPKSPYGTLFSPTAQLGVQQLPLSPTLPLSKGM
- the LOC121754553 gene encoding 14-3-3-like protein C, with the protein product MAPREENVYMAKLAEQAERYEEMVEYMEKVSASLEDKEELSVEERNLLSVAYKNVIGARRASWRIISSIEQKEESRGNEDHVSTIKDYRSKIEAELSKICEGILKLLDDRLIPSAGNGDSKVFYLKMKGDYHRYLAEFKTAAERKDAAENTLNAYKAAQNIANTELAPTHPIRLGLALNFSVFYYEILNSPDRACNLAKQAFDEAIAELDTLGEESYKDSTLIMQLLRDNLTLWTSDMQDEGADDIKEDPKPEEAAAPQ